One genomic window of Herpetosiphonaceae bacterium includes the following:
- a CDS encoding endonuclease/exonuclease/phosphatase family protein, which translates to MEYDSTQRGKVAGSLVRNIVQRRLTDLAYRLKPAQPAEGLEYIPISSEARHSFFPRGEPLGITVWNTFKGRRERYYDFLAEQTADSELILLQEFRHDPLLEASHRDIFAGRDTGMAVSFYTRPNQEAPTGVCTSSCVRSIKTLFLLSRYLEPVTRTPKTAMCTYYPIERPDCPPEQALLVLNSHGINFRLRRPFLDQMLQFEEQLRHHEGPIILVGDFNTWENGRVRILEAVTQSIGLRHIRFPAGIKTVRGHELDRVYVRGGAAEHQRVFVNQGASDHSMLSFKFIIR; encoded by the coding sequence ATGGAATATGATTCTACACAACGCGGCAAAGTAGCTGGCTCGCTCGTGAGAAATATCGTGCAGCGGCGGCTCACCGACCTCGCGTATCGGCTAAAACCCGCACAGCCGGCTGAAGGACTGGAGTATATTCCGATCTCGTCCGAGGCCCGGCACTCGTTTTTTCCAAGAGGAGAGCCGCTAGGAATCACTGTCTGGAATACCTTTAAGGGTCGCCGCGAGCGTTACTATGATTTTCTTGCCGAGCAGACCGCCGATTCTGAGCTGATTTTATTGCAAGAATTTCGACATGATCCCCTGCTAGAAGCCTCCCACCGCGACATTTTTGCTGGCCGCGATACGGGCATGGCCGTGAGCTTCTACACACGTCCCAATCAGGAGGCGCCCACGGGCGTCTGTACCAGCTCCTGCGTCCGATCGATTAAGACCCTCTTCTTGCTATCGCGCTATCTTGAGCCTGTCACCAGAACCCCGAAGACGGCGATGTGTACCTACTATCCGATTGAACGTCCCGATTGTCCGCCGGAGCAGGCGCTCCTGGTTCTCAATAGTCATGGGATCAATTTTCGCCTGCGGCGACCGTTTCTTGATCAGATGTTGCAGTTCGAGGAGCAGCTTCGGCACCATGAGGGGCCGATCATCCTCGTCGGTGATTTCAACACCTGGGAGAACGGGCGGGTGCGCATCTTAGAGGCGGTGACGCAGAGCATCGGTCTAAGGCACATACGCTTTCCGGCTGGTATTAAAACCGTGCGCGGCCATGAGCTGGATCGGGTCTATGTGCGCGGCGGAGCGGC